From Bradysia coprophila strain Holo2 unplaced genomic scaffold, BU_Bcop_v1 contig_324, whole genome shotgun sequence, the proteins below share one genomic window:
- the LOC119079404 gene encoding protein GDAP2 homolog isoform X4: MMTMVEGTSIELGDPIPQEVAPEIQIETPEERYERLLHRARTEDLTEVSGIGCLYQSGIDRLGRPVVVFCGKWFPAQNIDLEKALLYLIYLLDPIVKGDYVIAYFHTLTSSNNYPSLHWLRDVYSILPYKYKKNLKAFYIVHPTFWTKMMTWWFLTFMAPAIKAKVHQLPGVEHLYAAITKDQLEIPAYITEYDMATNGLHYFQPITQNSSSDS; encoded by the exons ATGATGACAATGGTGGAAGGAACATCAATTGAATTGGGTGATCCAATTCCACAAGAGGTTGCAccagaaattcaaattgaaactcCAGAAGAAAG atATGAACGATTACTACACCGCGCCCGCACCGAAGACCTAACCGAAGTATCTGGCATCGGTTGTCTCTATCAGAGTGGCATTGATCGTTTGGGCCGGCCAGTTGTTGTATTCTGCGGAAAATGGTTTCCTgctcaaaatattgatttggAAAAGGCTCTACTGTACTTAATCTATCTGCTGGATCCGATCGTTAAAGGCGACTATGTCATTGCTTATTTCCACACGTTGACCAGTTCAAACAATTATCCGTCGCTGCATTGGCTACGTGATGTCTACAGTATTCTTCCGTATAA ATACAAGAAAAACTTGAAGGCATTCTACATCGTGCATCCAACCTTCTGGACAAAG ATGATGACTTGGTGGTTTTTGACATTTATGGCACCGGCAATTAAAGCCAAAGTTCATCAGCTTCCCGGCGTCGAGCACTTATATGCCGCAATAACAAAAGATCAATTGGAAATTCCagcatatataaccgaatatGATATGGCA aCAAATGGTCTCCATTACTTCCAACCAATAACACAAAACTCATCAAGTGATTCTTAA
- the LOC119079408 gene encoding uncharacterized protein LOC119079408, with translation MDVHQEFVPSSDLSSSLAIDNQTNGNGTTLTLPTEQRRTNATGPCLNNLNEDCLLEIFSNKSLTPIDLCSLAETCTRFKQITQRVFPKEFGIEYWDDCVGLGYEFKSKKYYRRDYTLQDVERILKNFGPYLSTLKIGRDLAVVNLVAQYCADNVTLKHLKISELKSIQGVRVQLNSIFRQLLKLSIYDCDLVIASSNMDCDSLIELNIFNSCGCTAILRHTFPNLRRFIWHCSNIYSRRANDESFYFINFIERHRHIKAINLEGVPAYHSELLQIISSSCKELEELVLRDLSENEFSKIVKVVERREQDHVLTVKCNYKFNYLDDCDENRKVKLIKLN, from the exons ATGGACGTGCATCAAGAATTTGTTCCATCGAGCGATTTGTCATCTTCTCTAGCAATCGATAATCAG ACGAACGGCAATGGGACTACGTTAACATTACCGACTGAACAAAGGCGGACGAATGCTACTGGGCCGTGTCTGAACAATTTGAATGAGGATTGTCttctcgaaatattttcaaacaaatcatTGACTCCGATTGACTTGTGCTCTCTGGCAGAGACGTGTACTCGTTTCAAACAAATAACCCAGAGAGTGTTTCCAAAGGAATTCGGCATCGAATATTGGGATGACTGCGTTGGATTGGGATACgaattcaaatcgaaaaagTACTACCGACGTGACTACACTCTGCAGGATgttgaacgaattttaaagaattttggaCCATACCTTTCCACACTGAAAATAGGCCGGGATCTGGCTGTTGTGAATTTGGTTGCACAATATTGTGCTGACAATGTCACGTTAAAACATCTCAAAATCTCCGAATTGAAAAGCATTCAAGGTGTCAGAGTGCAATTGAATTCTATCTTCAGACAGCTGCTCAAACTTTCGATCTACGATTGTGACTTAGTGATTGCATCGTCTAATATGGACTGTGATTCCTTGATtgaattgaacattttcaattcatgtGGCTGCACTGCAATTTTGAGGCACACCTTCCCCAATTTGAGACGATTTATTTGGCATTGTTCCAACATCTATTCAAGGCGTGCCAACGATGAAAGTTTCTATTTCATAAACTTTATTGAACGTCATAGACATATTAAAGCTATCAATTTGGAAGGAGTACCAGCTTACCATAGCGAGCTTCTACAAATTATAAGCAGCAGTTGCAAGGAATTGGAGGAATTAGTTTTGAGAGATTTAagcgaaaatgaattttctaaaattgtgAAGGTTGTTGAACGAAGGGAGCAGGATCATGTATTGACAGTAAAATGTAACTATAAGTTTAACTACTTGGACGATTGTGACGAAAACCGGaaagttaaattaataaaattgaattga
- the LOC119079404 gene encoding protein GDAP2 homolog isoform X2 — MASEVNTFHIKIADDESDENPHNDLDGGLDIDYKYSNGFSLSSHLNIGQHSFSQMQGDLDRQRLLGDRPRANLYENIIEEGIEGIEHQERYERLLHRARTEDLTEVSGIGCLYQSGIDRLGRPVVVFCGKWFPAQNIDLEKALLYLIYLLDPIVKGDYVIAYFHTLTSSNNYPSLHWLRDVYSILPYKYKKNLKAFYIVHPTFWTKMMTWWFLTFMAPAIKAKVHQLPGVEHLYAAITKDQLEIPAYITEYDMATNGLHYFQPITQNSSSDS, encoded by the exons cCGATGATGAATCGGATGAAAATCCACACAATGATTTGGATGGTGGATTGGATATCGACTACAAATACTCGAATGGTTTCAGTTTGAGTTCGCATTTAAATATCGGCCAACATTCGTTTTCGCAGATGCAG GGTGACCTAGATAGGCAACGGCTATTGGGTGATAGGCCTCGTGCTAATTTGTATGAGAATATTATTGAAGAAGGTATCGAGGGAATAGAACATCAAGAACG atATGAACGATTACTACACCGCGCCCGCACCGAAGACCTAACCGAAGTATCTGGCATCGGTTGTCTCTATCAGAGTGGCATTGATCGTTTGGGCCGGCCAGTTGTTGTATTCTGCGGAAAATGGTTTCCTgctcaaaatattgatttggAAAAGGCTCTACTGTACTTAATCTATCTGCTGGATCCGATCGTTAAAGGCGACTATGTCATTGCTTATTTCCACACGTTGACCAGTTCAAACAATTATCCGTCGCTGCATTGGCTACGTGATGTCTACAGTATTCTTCCGTATAA ATACAAGAAAAACTTGAAGGCATTCTACATCGTGCATCCAACCTTCTGGACAAAG ATGATGACTTGGTGGTTTTTGACATTTATGGCACCGGCAATTAAAGCCAAAGTTCATCAGCTTCCCGGCGTCGAGCACTTATATGCCGCAATAACAAAAGATCAATTGGAAATTCCagcatatataaccgaatatGATATGGCA aCAAATGGTCTCCATTACTTCCAACCAATAACACAAAACTCATCAAGTGATTCTTAA
- the LOC119079404 gene encoding protein GDAP2 homolog isoform X3, which translates to MLNESFEFSSDDESDENPHNDLDGGLDIDYKYSNGFSLSSHLNIGQHSFSQMQGDLDRQRLLGDRPRANLYENIIEEGIEGIEHQERYERLLHRARTEDLTEVSGIGCLYQSGIDRLGRPVVVFCGKWFPAQNIDLEKALLYLIYLLDPIVKGDYVIAYFHTLTSSNNYPSLHWLRDVYSILPYKYKKNLKAFYIVHPTFWTKMMTWWFLTFMAPAIKAKVHQLPGVEHLYAAITKDQLEIPAYITEYDMATNGLHYFQPITQNSSSDS; encoded by the exons ATGCTAAACGAATCGTTTGAGTTCTCGT cCGATGATGAATCGGATGAAAATCCACACAATGATTTGGATGGTGGATTGGATATCGACTACAAATACTCGAATGGTTTCAGTTTGAGTTCGCATTTAAATATCGGCCAACATTCGTTTTCGCAGATGCAG GGTGACCTAGATAGGCAACGGCTATTGGGTGATAGGCCTCGTGCTAATTTGTATGAGAATATTATTGAAGAAGGTATCGAGGGAATAGAACATCAAGAACG atATGAACGATTACTACACCGCGCCCGCACCGAAGACCTAACCGAAGTATCTGGCATCGGTTGTCTCTATCAGAGTGGCATTGATCGTTTGGGCCGGCCAGTTGTTGTATTCTGCGGAAAATGGTTTCCTgctcaaaatattgatttggAAAAGGCTCTACTGTACTTAATCTATCTGCTGGATCCGATCGTTAAAGGCGACTATGTCATTGCTTATTTCCACACGTTGACCAGTTCAAACAATTATCCGTCGCTGCATTGGCTACGTGATGTCTACAGTATTCTTCCGTATAA ATACAAGAAAAACTTGAAGGCATTCTACATCGTGCATCCAACCTTCTGGACAAAG ATGATGACTTGGTGGTTTTTGACATTTATGGCACCGGCAATTAAAGCCAAAGTTCATCAGCTTCCCGGCGTCGAGCACTTATATGCCGCAATAACAAAAGATCAATTGGAAATTCCagcatatataaccgaatatGATATGGCA aCAAATGGTCTCCATTACTTCCAACCAATAACACAAAACTCATCAAGTGATTCTTAA